The following proteins come from a genomic window of Achromobacter deleyi:
- a CDS encoding NAD-dependent epimerase/dehydratase family protein, with product MKQRILVLGANGYVGRRVVAALAASDWAEPVAGVRRARQQGREIVLDATDPAAVTRALGDVDAVVNCVAGSADAMTAGARALATALDARAARLVHFSSMAVYGAARGDIGEDHPMAANLQGYAGAKVETERLLAARDTVITLRPGCIYGPNSPQWSLRIADQLRAHRIGDLGAAGDGCSNLVYIDDVVAAVLAGLRVPTGAAAYNLAMAGAPDWNGYFLAYARALEAVPLKRIGARRLKIETHLLAPALKIAEIGLRRVGVRLPPPIPPSLARLWRQPIRLVSTRAEQQLGLHWTSLQQGLAATVAAART from the coding sequence AACGGCTATGTCGGCCGGCGCGTGGTGGCGGCGCTGGCCGCCAGCGACTGGGCCGAACCCGTGGCCGGCGTGCGCCGCGCCCGCCAGCAAGGCCGCGAGATCGTGCTCGACGCCACCGATCCGGCCGCCGTCACGCGCGCCCTGGGCGACGTCGACGCCGTGGTCAATTGCGTGGCCGGCTCCGCCGACGCCATGACGGCCGGCGCCCGCGCCCTGGCGACCGCGCTCGACGCGCGGGCCGCGCGCCTGGTGCATTTCAGTTCCATGGCGGTCTACGGCGCGGCGCGCGGCGACATTGGCGAAGACCACCCCATGGCCGCGAACCTGCAAGGCTATGCCGGCGCCAAGGTCGAAACCGAACGGCTGCTGGCCGCGCGCGACACCGTCATCACCTTGCGGCCGGGCTGCATCTACGGCCCCAACAGTCCGCAATGGAGCCTGCGCATCGCCGACCAGCTACGCGCGCACCGCATCGGCGACCTGGGCGCGGCCGGCGACGGCTGCAGCAACCTCGTCTACATCGACGACGTCGTGGCGGCCGTGCTGGCCGGCCTGCGCGTGCCGACCGGGGCCGCGGCCTACAACCTCGCCATGGCCGGCGCGCCCGACTGGAACGGCTACTTCCTGGCCTACGCCCGCGCGCTCGAGGCCGTGCCGCTCAAGCGCATCGGCGCGCGCCGCCTGAAGATCGAGACGCACCTGCTGGCGCCGGCGCTGAAGATCGCCGAGATCGGCCTGCGGCGCGTCGGCGTGCGCCTGCCGCCGCCGATTCCGCCGTCGCTGGCGCGCCTCTGGCGCCAGCCCATCCGGCTGGTCTCGACGCGCGCCGAGCAGCAGCTCGGCCTGCATTGGACTTCCCTGCAGCAGGGACTCGCGGCGACCGTCGCCGCCGCCCGGACATGA
- a CDS encoding capsular biosynthesis protein produces MAYPYRVAAQISMYPMDYPHAALLLPHQIRVWAPMVDRILVTIDTHRSRSGRYRGTHFDEYRSKLLALAQDLRRDMPKLDVIEVDYAPAARREVAQSFFGVDDIPVKAWDGGPFYAYFYGMHHSQARHIVHFDGDMLFGGGSHTWVEEAIAYTDQDPTVLLTGPFPGPPRADAAVHGHGLPEPERVEIAGAPAYRFQNASTRIFMLDMERLRATLGHLPLMRPGAMQRTKSHLLGNPPDVREAEVILSEVLRANGLRRVDLLGSAPGLWSLHPPYRGAEFYRRLPELIAAVESGQVPDAQRGHYDIHDSMIDWTPQRAAARRHKRWLRLLKDRLRIGG; encoded by the coding sequence GTGGCCTACCCCTATCGCGTTGCCGCCCAGATCAGCATGTACCCCATGGACTATCCCCATGCGGCGCTGCTGCTGCCGCACCAGATCCGTGTCTGGGCGCCCATGGTCGACCGCATCCTCGTCACCATCGACACGCACCGCAGCCGCTCGGGGCGCTATCGCGGCACGCACTTCGACGAATACCGGTCCAAGCTGCTGGCGCTGGCGCAGGACCTGCGCCGCGACATGCCCAAGCTCGATGTCATCGAAGTCGACTACGCGCCGGCGGCCCGCCGCGAGGTGGCGCAATCGTTCTTCGGCGTCGACGACATTCCCGTCAAGGCCTGGGACGGCGGCCCGTTCTATGCCTACTTCTACGGCATGCACCACAGCCAGGCGCGCCATATCGTGCACTTCGACGGCGACATGCTGTTCGGCGGCGGCAGCCACACCTGGGTAGAAGAGGCCATCGCCTACACCGACCAGGATCCCACCGTGCTGTTGACCGGCCCCTTCCCCGGTCCACCGCGCGCCGATGCGGCGGTCCATGGCCACGGCCTGCCCGAGCCCGAGCGCGTCGAGATCGCCGGCGCCCCCGCCTATCGCTTCCAGAACGCCAGCACGCGCATCTTCATGCTCGACATGGAGCGGCTGCGCGCGACCCTTGGCCACCTGCCGCTGATGCGGCCAGGCGCCATGCAGCGAACCAAATCACATCTGCTGGGCAATCCGCCGGACGTGCGCGAGGCCGAGGTCATCCTGAGCGAGGTGCTGCGCGCCAACGGCCTGCGCCGCGTCGACCTGCTGGGCTCGGCGCCCGGCCTGTGGTCGCTGCACCCGCCCTATCGCGGCGCGGAGTTCTATCGCAGGCTGCCGGAACTGATCGCCGCGGTCGAATCGGGCCAGGTGCCGGACGCCCAGCGCGGCCACTACGACATCCACGACAGCATGATCGACTGGACCCCGCAGCGCGCCGCGGCGCGCCGCCACAAGCGCTGGCTGCGCCTGCTCAAAGACCGGCTACGGATCGGC